The Methanobrevibacter sp. sequence GTACATCAAGGAGCTCATCTCAAGCGATGAGGGAAGGTCCAATCCAAGTGTTACTGAAGTTCTTGGCACACAAGCAATCTGTGCAGAATTGGATGTGATTGAAGTTGGAATCAAATGATTTCAACAATACTGCAATTTTTAAAATTAAATTATAATCATTTCATTAAACTATTTTTTTACTTATAAAATACTTATAAAAGCATAACATTTATTAACATCTTAAAATATATAGTTTATTACTATCAAAAATAGAAGATTGGATTATTGCTGAAATCCAGTCGCTAAAATTTATGATGTTTTATAATATTTTTGATATTTTTTTCTTTCAACATATAAAATTTAGATATGTTCTAATCAATTAAACCTACGGTTAGGGCTAAGTCTAAATGAGACTTATATGTTGGCTTTTACAATGAATAGCTAAACCGAAGGGCTTAAGTCATAATTTTCAACTTCAACAACTTTAAGAAGTTCCAATTATGCAGCTACTAGCTATTTAAAAAGATATAAAATGATGGGTTTTATATTTTTACTACACAATTAATTAAATATTAAAGAGGTATAAAAATGCAAAGATCCAGAGGATTTAAAAGTAGAAGTAGAAAAAAATTGACCAAAAGAGTAAGACCTGGTCGTTCCAACCCAATCACCAGAAGAATTCAACAATTCGAAAACGGTGATATGGTTCACATTATCATCGACCCAAGTATCCAAAAAGGCCAACCTCATTCCAGATTCCATGGAAAAACCGCTAAAGTAGTGGACAAAAAAGGTAAAGCTTACATACTTGCATTAAAAGATGGTAATAAAGCAAAAG is a genomic window containing:
- a CDS encoding 50S ribosomal protein L21e, translated to MQRSRGFKSRSRKKLTKRVRPGRSNPITRRIQQFENGDMVHIIIDPSIQKGQPHSRFHGKTAKVVDKKGKAYILALKDGNKAKELIVTPEHLKLQE